One genomic window of Chanos chanos chromosome 13, fChaCha1.1, whole genome shotgun sequence includes the following:
- the arpc1b gene encoding actin-related protein 2/3 complex subunit 1B — MAYHSFLLEPISCHAWNKDRTQIALCPNNHDVHIYKKEGSGWTKIHVLKEHNGQVTGIDWAPESNRIVTCGTDRNAYVWSLKGDVWKPTLVILRINRAARCVKWSPKENKFAVGSGSRLISVCYFEQENDWWVCKHIKKPIRSTILCLDWHPNNVLLAAGSCDFKCRIFSAYIKEVEEKPAPTPWGSKMPFGEVMFESSGTAGWVHGVCFSDSGNRVAWASHDSTVAVAEGGKSATITSLTSETLPLLCVTFITENSLVAAGHDCYPALFVYNGDKGALTFGGKLDVPKQSAQKGMTARERFQNLDKKASESKEAVLESLHKNSISQITILEGGKAKCTKFCTTGMDGGMVVWDVKTLESAMKDLKII; from the exons ATGGCTTATCACAGCTTTTTACTGGAACCAATCAGCTGCCACGCCTGGAACAAGGACCGCACTC AAATCGCTCTGTGTCCAAACAACCATGATGTGCACATCTATAAAAAGGAGGGTTCTGGCTGGACCAAAATTCATGTTCTGAAGGAGCATAATGGACAAGTGACAG GCATCGACTGGGCCCCTGAGAGCAACCGCATCGTCACCTGTGGTACCGACCGTAACGCTTACGTCTGGAGCCTGAAGGGAGACGTGTGGAAACCCACCCTCGTCATCCTGAGGATCAACCGCGCTGCTCGCTGTGTGAAGTGGTCTCCCAAAGAGAACAAGTTTGCGGTGGGCAGTGGCTCACGGCTCATCTCCGTGTGTTACTTTGAGCAGGAGAATGACTG GTGGGTTTGCAAGCACATTAAAAAGCCTATTCGTTCCACCATTCTCTGCTTGGACTGGCACCCTAACAACGTCCTGCTGGCAGCTGGGTCATGTGACTTCAAATGCAG GATCTTCTCGGCTTACATcaaggaggtggaggagaagcCCGCCCCTACGCCCTGGGGTTCTAAGATGCCCTTTGGAGAGGTGATGTTTGAATCAAGTGGCACGGCTGGCTGGGTCCACGGAGTGTGCTTCTCGGACAGTGGCAACCGTGTGGCCTGGGCCAGCCACGACAGCACCGTGGCCGTGGCAGAGGGAGGCAAGAGTGCCAC GATCACCAGCTTGACCTCCGAGACCCTGCCCCTGCTCTGCGTGACCTTCATCACAGAGAATAGCTTGGTGGCGGCG GGACACGACTGCTACCCGGCACTGTTTGTCTACAACGGGGACAAGGGGGCTCTGACTTTTGGGGGGAAACTTGATGTGCCAAAACAAAGCGCTCAGAAGGGGATGACAGCCAGAGAGCGCTTCCAGAACCTGGATAAGAAGGCCTCCGAGAGCAAGGAGGCCGTGCTGGAATCCCTGCACAAAAATAGCATCAG CCAAATCACAATACTGGAAGGTGGAAAAGCCAAGTGCACCAAATTCTGCACCACTGGTATGGATGGAGGCATGGTCGTATGGGATGTGAAG ACACTTGAATCTGCTATGAAGGACCTGAAGATCATCTGA
- the arpc1a gene encoding actin-related protein 2/3 complex subunit 1A, with translation MSLHQFLLEPITCHAWNRDRTQIAISPNNHEVHIYKKSGSQWVKAHELKEHNGHITGIDWAPKSDRIVTCGADRNAYVWSQKDGVWKPTLVILRINRAATFVKWSPLENKFAVGSGARLISVCYFESENDWWVSKHIKKPIRSTVLSLDWHPNNVLLAAGSCDFKCRVFSAYIKEVDEKPAPTPWGSKMPFGQVMAEFGGAGSGGWVHSVCFSASGNRLVWVSHDSTVTVVDSTKGLTPTSLKTEFLALLSVTFVSENNIVAAGHDCCPMLFSFDDGGTLTFISKLDIPKQSIQRNISAMERFRNMDKRATTEDRNSTLETLHQNSITQVSIYEGDKRDCRKFCTTGIDGAMTIWDFKTLESSIQGLRIM, from the exons ATGTCACTCCATCAGTTTCTGCTGGAACCCATCACGTGCCATGCATGGAACAGGGACAGGACTC aaattGCCATTAGTCCCAACAATCATGAAGTTCATATATACAAGAAAAGTGGGAGCCAGTGGGTGAAAGCTCATGAACTAAAAGAGCATAATGGACACATTACAG GCATTGACTGGGCCCCGAAGAGTGACCGGATTGTAACCTGTGGTGCTGACCGTAACGCCTACGTGTGGAGCCAGAAAGACGGCGTTTGGAAACCTACCCTCGTCATTCTCAGGATCAACCGTGCTGCCACGTTCGTGAAGTGGTCTCCCTTGGAGAACAAATTTGCCGTGGGCAGTGGTGCACGCCTCATATCGGTTTGCTACTTCGAGTCTGAAAATGACTG GTGGGTGAGCAAACACATCAAGAAGCCTATCCGCTCCACTGTTCTTAGTTTAGACTGGCATCCAAACAATGTGCTCCTGGCAGCTGGGTCTTGTGACTTCAAATGCAG GGTGTTCTCTGCCTACATCAAGGAGGTGGATGAGAAGCCAGCCCCAACCCCGTGGGGCTCCAAGATGCCGTTTGGACAAGTGATGGCGGAGTTTGGTGGGGCTGGCAGTGGTGGCTGggtgcacagtgtgtgtttttctgccagTGGGAACAGACTGGTCTGGGTTAGCCATGACAGTACAGTGACTGTAGTGGACTCCACAAAAGGCTTAAC GCCAACCTCACTGAAGACAGAGTTCCTTGCTCTCCTCAGTGTGACATTTGTCTCTGAGAACAACATTGTGGCAGCA GGTCATGACTGTTGCCCGATGCTGTTCAGTTTTGATGATGGGGGAACCCTGACCTTCATATCCAAGTTGGACATTCCAAAGCAGAGCATCCAGCGCAATATCTCAGCCATGGAGCGTTTCCGCAACATGGACAAGAGAGCCACCACGGAGGACCGCAATAGCACTCTGGAGACCCTGCACCAGAACAGCATCAC CCAAGTGTCTATATatgaaggtgacaaaagagATTGTCGTAAATTCTGCACTACAGGAATCGACGGAGCAATGACCATATGGGActtcaag ACTCTAGAGTCTTCTATCCAAGGCTTGCGGATCATGTGA